The Humulus lupulus chromosome 3, drHumLupu1.1, whole genome shotgun sequence genome window below encodes:
- the LOC133822981 gene encoding triose phosphate/phosphate translocator, chloroplastic-like → MNMASVSVTNPIQSPVRTFRISSLYLSPIRISPSVVALKSRSVTTRASTNGGLAFSPLPENVISRKNKSVDTLSNKFMGFSALDQRLRRRGSAEFPLVTAAAADADGCEIEVSEKPKSFGERFPWLITGFFFFMWYFLNVIFNILNKKVYNYFPYPYFVSLIHLLVGVAYCLVSWAVGLPKRAPINKELLLLLTPVAFCHALGHVMSNVSFAAVAVSFTHTIKALEPFFNAAASQFVLGHQIPLSLWLSLAPVVIGVSMASLTELSFNWTGFVSAMISNIAFTYRSIYSKKAMTGMDSTNVYAYISIIALLVCIPPAVIIEGPKLLQHGFKDAIAKVGLYKFISDLFWIGMFYHLYNQLATNTLERVAPLTHAVGNVLKRVFVIGFSIVVFGNKISTQTGIGTAIAIAGVAMYSLIKANMEEEKRKAAAASAGGAAALS, encoded by the exons ATGAATATGGCTTCTGTGAGTGTGACCAACCCGATTCAGTCTCCCGTCCGTACGTTTCGGATTTCTTCCCTTTACTTGTCACCCATTAGGATTTCACCTAGCGTTGTTGCTCTCAAGTCTCGATCAGTGACCACTAGAGCCTCAACAAACGGCGGCTTGGCTTTTTCGCCGCTGCCGGAGAATGTCATAAGTCGTAAGAATAAAAGTGTGGATACTCTTTCTAACAAGTTTATGGGATTTTCGGCTTTGGATCAACGGCTGAGACGGCGAGGTTCTGCTGAATTCCCTCTTGTAACGGCCGCAGCTGCCGATGCCGACGGTTGTGAAATTGAAGTTTCCGAGAA GCCTAAGAGCTTTGGAGAGAGATTTCCTTGGCTAATCactggatttttctttttcatgtg GTATTTTTTAAACGTCATCTTCAACATACTCAACAAGAAGGTCTACAACTACTTCCCCTATCCATA TTTTGTGTCTCTCATACATCTCCTAGTTGGAGTGGCTTATTGTCTCGTTTCATGGGCTGTTGGATTACCTAAGCGTGCT CCTATCAATAAGGAGCTCTTGTTACTGTTGACCCCGGTTGCATTCTGTCACGCCCTTGGACATGTCATGTCCAATGTATCATTTGCAGCCGTGGCCGTCTCTTTCACACACACTATTAAAG CACTGGAGCCATTCTTTAATGCTGCTGCTTCTCAGTTCGTTTTGGGCCATCAAATTCCCCTGTCATTATGGCTATCATTGGCCCCTGTTGTAATTG GTGTCTCAATGGCATCACTGACTGAACTTTCTTTCAACTGGACTGGTTTCGTTAGTGCAATGATTTCAAACATTGCATTTACATACAGAAGTATCTATTCAAAGAAAGCAATG ACAGGAATGGACAGTACAAATGTGTATGCCTATATCTCCATCATTGCCCTCTTGGTTTGCATCCCACCAGCTGTAATT ATTGAGGGACCCAAACTGTTGCAACATGGCTTCAAAGACGCTATTGCCAAAGTGGGGCTGTACAAATTTATCTCCGACTTATTCTGGATTGGAATGTTCTACCATCTATACAATCAG CTTGCTACCAACACACTGGAACGAGTGGCACCGTTAACACATGCAGTTGGAAATGTGTTGAAGCGAGTGTTCGTGATTGGGTTCTCCATTGTAGTTTTCG GCAACAAGATCTCGACACAGACTGGTATTGGTACTGCCATAGCAATAGCTGGTGTGGCTATGTATTCCTTGATAAAGGCAAACATGGAGGAGGAGAAAAGG AAGGCAGCGGCAGCTTCAGCAGGAGGAGCAGCAGCATTGTCTTAG